Within the Phycisphaerae bacterium genome, the region GCGGCCCGGCCCTGGCGAAAGAGGGCGTACTTGTCGATGCCCGCCGTCTGCTGCATCTGGCGCGGGGTCGGCGAGACGCGATAGCGTTCGGCCAGGTCCACGTTCGTCTGAAGGTAGTCCAGCATTTCCGGCGTGTTACAGGTGGCGCGGGCGCCATCGTCCGCGATGAACTGCGCGTCGAACAGCAATTGCTCGAGGATGCCGATGTAGCCGTACTGGTCGATCCGCCCGTCGCCGTCGCGGTCTTTGGTCAGCCGCTTGGCCTTTTCGAGGAATTCGGCGAAGGTCCAGTCATTCTTCGGATAGTCCAGACCTTCCTCGTCGAAGAGTTCCTCGTTGTAGACCATGATGCGGATGTCGATACCGGTGGGAATCCCAAACTGCCGGTCGCCGTAGCGGTACCAGCCCATCGCCTGCGGGTGATACTCAGCGAGGTTCAGGTCGCGGGCGATGTAGGGCGAGAGGTCCAGAAACACCTCCCGATCGGCGAATTCCGAGAACGACTGGCCCATCCACATCACGTCCGGCCCGGTGCGGCTGGCCAGCATGACCAGCACCTTCTGGTAGTATTTGCCGCCGGGAATGCCGCGGAGTTTGACCTCCACCTCCGGGCAGGTGCGGTGGAACTGGTCGACCACCTGCCGGAGCATCATCATCCTTTGGCCGCCGGCGGGCACCGCCAGAACGATCTGCCGACGCGGCGACGTCGCCGGCCCGGCGGCCCGCGCCGTCCAGACCAGGGCGGCGCCACCGGCTAGAATGAGTACCAGCCACGCTCCGAGTTTAGGCCATCGTTGGCACATCGCCGACTGCAGCATGCGAAAAACGATCCTGTAGTTGGGTAATAAGTTGATAATAATGCCACCTCGGCATTTCCGTCAAGGTCTGTTTTCTGGTGCCGGATCCTTTACGCGACCTGGGCAGGAGAAAGACCCGCTACTATACTTTACTATTTATAAATTAAGATTCAGGGAAGTCGGTGCGGCCGTGGCCGTCATCTCGCCTTGAGGCGGAGGGCGGCAGTCGCGACCTGGTGAAGGTCGGCCAGGCGCCAACTTCGTTGACTTGCATCGCGGGCGGCACGTGAGGGTACAATCATTGACCCGGTGTCCAGATTGGCGATAATGGCGTGTTGTACCCCGAAAATGGAGATCATAAATGACAATGAGAAAAGTAGTTACGGCAGCTATCTTGTGTGTCGCATGCTCAGCGGCGCGGGCGGACCAGGAAGGGATGGTGCCCTTCTATATTCCGGCGGAGGCCAACCCCGCCTCCCTGATCGCGCTGTCGTCCCCGCCGATCGCGCCGGACGGGGCTCGCGTCGTCGCCCGGGGCGATCGTTTCTACGTCGGCGACCAGCGGTTCCGCGTCTGGGGCATGAGCATGGGGTTCACCGCGCCATCGCACGAGGACGCCGCCATCATCGCCCGGCGGCTGGCGCAGGCTGGGGTCAACAGCATCCGGTTCCACGGGGTGGAAGGCCAGAACCTCTGGGGCCGCGAGAACCTCGACGAAGACCAGACCAGGACCCTCGATCAGTTCGACTATTTCCTCCATCAGCTCGCCGAGAACGGGATCTACTGGAACCTGAACCTCCACGTCTCGCGATCCTACAGCCAGGAACTGGGCCTGCCCGACACCAAGGTCTTCTTCGATAAAATTCTCGACGTCTTCGTTCCGCAACTCATCGACGCCCAGAAGGACTTCGCCAGGAAATTCCTGAGCCACGTGAACCCCTACCGCAAGGTCCGGTACGCCGATGACGCCGCCTGCGGGTTCGTCGAGATCAACAACGAGGACAGCCTGTTCCTCTGGGACGCTGAGGAACGGCTGCCGCATCTCGATCCGTTCTACCTGAACATCCTCCAGGGATTCTTCAACGAGTTCCTCAAGCGGGAGTACAAGACCACCGAAAAGTTCCGCGCCGCCTGGGGCGAGGTGCTGGAAGAGGGCGAGGACCTCGAGCAGGGAACGGTCAAGCTCTTCGGCGCCGACGACCTCGCCACCGCCGGCGTCGGATCACACGACGTGGGGCAGGGCACGGTCAAGGCGACCAAGACCGAAGCCGACGCCCGCAAGATCGACCGCTTCCGCTGCATGATGGAGCTCGAACGCAGCTATTGGGAGCAGATGCGCAATCTCGTCAAGGAGGAACTGGGCTACAAGGGCAACGTGACCGGGACGATCATCTTCGGCACGGCGAATCTCTGGGCCCAGCAGAACATGGATTACATCGACTGCCACGCCTACTGGGGACATCCCCGCTGGGCGGCCGGCGAACGATGGCACAGCGAGCGGTGGACCGTTCCCTGCGCCGCGATGACCGACAGCCCCCACGAGACCGCCACCGACCTGGACAAGATCTCGGGCCTGATGTTCTACATGGCGAGCCAGCAGTTCAAGGACAAGCCCTACACCAACAGCGAGTACAATCACTGCGCCCCCAACGACTACCAGGCTGAGTGCGTCCCGCTGATGGCGTCGTTCGCGGCCCTGCAGGACTGGGACGGGATCTGGTTCTTCATGTACAACCCCAACCCCAGCCGCAACACGATCCACTGGTTCGACTTCGACGCGAATCCCGCCAAGTGGGGATTCATGGCCGCCGGCGCCGCCATCTTCCGCAACGGAGGAGTTCAGCCGCTGGCCGCCACCCGCGTGGTCAGCTACGTGGGCGAGGAGAACCCCATCCTCGACATCATCAAGCATCAGGTCAACTGGAACTACGACACCTTCCGCATGCTCCAGGACCAAGCCAAGGTGACCTGGAAGGATTTCCTGAACACCCGGCTCGTCACCTCGTTTGACGGGAAGGACCGGACGTTCTCGTCGCCAAGCTCAGCGGCGCCGTCGAAGTTGACCTGGGACGTCGCCGACAACGGTCACGGCCGCTACGTCGCCACCGGGGCCGGGGCGATGGTCTGGATGGGCCACGCCGACCGGCTCACCGGCGATGCGAATCTGGCCCTCGAAAAACCCGACTTCGCCGTTGTGACCATGACCGCGATGGATGAAAAGCCGTTCGGCCAGAGCAGGAAGATTCTGGTCGCCGCCATCAAGCGGTGCGAAAACACCGAGATGAAGTTCAACGAGAAGCGGGACTCGGTGGGCGGCAACTGGGGTGCAGCGCCCGTGCTGATCGAGCCCGTCGCCGCCACGATCGCCGACCTGCCCTTCCTCGCCGGCAACTGGAAGTGCCAGGCCCTCGGTCCCGACGGAATGCCCACTGCGGAGGTTCCGCTGGTCAAGAGCGAAAAGAGCGACACGCTGGTCCTCAAGCTTTCGCCCGAATACAAGACCATGTGGTACCTGCTGACCGCGGAGTAACCCAGCGGACGTCCGACGCCGCGGCGCATTTTCGAATCTGAGGCCGCGATGAGAGTCAGCGCGGCTTGATGCGAAAGACCGCGGTGCCCAGGTGTTCGACGCGAAGCGGAGCCCGCAGCGTCAATGCGCCGTTGGAGGCGCAGAGCGTGATCTCAAGCGGCTGCCATCGGCCGGCGTTATCGAGATGCTCGACACTGAGCGGGGCGGTGAGATTCCCGCTCAGCGCGACGGTCAGCGGCTCGATCGGATCGCTTCCAAGATTCAGCACCGCCAGGATGATGTCGTATTCCCGACACGCCAGCAGCGGCACCGCGTTGGCGGCGCCGATCACGCGGGCGCAGGGACCGGCGCCGCGGCTGAGCCATCGGATGATCGCGTCGAACTGGGCTTCGCGGCCGAAGGAGTTGAAGTAGACCGGGCTCATGGCGGTCTGACCGTCGTAGGGCAGGACGGCGACGCGGCCGCCGAGTTCGTTCTCAAAGAGGATGATGCCGTGGCCGGTGCGGGCGTTCGCGTAGCTTCGCAGCTCGGAGATTTCGCGGCAGGCGGGATCGAGCTGGAACTGGCCGGGCGGC harbors:
- a CDS encoding sugar ABC transporter substrate-binding protein, translating into MLQSAMCQRWPKLGAWLVLILAGGAALVWTARAAGPATSPRRQIVLAVPAGGQRMMMLRQVVDQFHRTCPEVEVKLRGIPGGKYYQKVLVMLASRTGPDVMWMGQSFSEFADREVFLDLSPYIARDLNLAEYHPQAMGWYRYGDRQFGIPTGIDIRIMVYNEELFDEEGLDYPKNDWTFAEFLEKAKRLTKDRDGDGRIDQYGYIGILEQLLFDAQFIADDGARATCNTPEMLDYLQTNVDLAERYRVSPTPRQMQQTAGIDKYALFRQGRAAIMMMASWDLPALKKQCADLRWDVVLNPQVRRQGQWASSQSYTIWAQTPEPDACWELCKLLCGPSLQKQMAFAAIPTHLPTLAQAAAEHRGRPANVEAFVQATRMLDPTPRVPDLQELQQLFHDACQSVFVGRADAAEAMDRAQRRIDRAIRKESR